ACCCTGGCGCGGGCCATGGTGGCTTCCCGTTCGGGCGATCCATTCGCCTGGTTCTGCCTGGGCCAAGCGCTGGAGGCGGCGCAGACCCCCGCCCTGCGCACCGTCGAGGTCTATGAAAAAGCGCTGACCCTGTTCTTGAAAAACGGGCCGGCCGAGCGCGACGAGAGCTACCTGGCGGCGTTGTGGATCAACCTGACGCGGGTCGTGATGCGCACCGGGGATCGGCGCAAGGCCAACCAACTGTCGGCGCGCGCGGTGGCTGAATTTCCCACCGCGCCCGACCTGCGTTTTCTGCGCGGCCGCGTCCTGGCCGAGGACGGCCAGCATGGCGCCGCCTCGGCGGAGTTCGAGGCGTGCCTGACTCCCGCCGCCCAGACTTTCTTCATCCGGCAAGATCCGGGCGCCACGTCTTACGCCGCGCAGACGCAGCTTGGCCTTTGCCGCCTGCGCCTGGGCGAGCTGCCAGCGGCCGAGGAGTGGCTGCGGCGAGCGATGGCCGACGCGCCCACGCACTACCTTCTGCCGCGGCTGGCCCTGGGCATGGTGCTGCTCATGCGCGCCGCCCCCGCCGAAGCCGAACCGATCCTGCACGCCGCAGTGGAAAGCCACCCCGACAACGCCGACGCCCGCCTCCAATGGGCCCGCGCCCTGCTGGCCCAATGCCGCCGGGCCGACGCTGAACGAGCGTTGGCGCCACTAGGAACGGATCCGCGCGCGACGCAATTGTTGGCAACGGTGTAAGAGTCGGCGATCGCGCGTCTTCATCGAAAGTCGGCGGGCATGGCGACGCGGCTTCGCTATCGCGGGCGTGGGGTTTGGCCTGGCGGGGGACGGGGTTCTTACGCGGCCGCGGCGAGGTCGCGGCTCGCAGCAACGAATCAGTCTGCCAACGATGACGTTCTTTTCATCTCGATCCAGCGGCCGCACGGGAACCCCTCGATCCTCGCCTGGCAACCGGCCGCTGCGCGGCCGGAGCGGCTCCTTACGCCCCCGCCATCCCAAACCCCACCCGCGCTGCACTTCGCCTATCCCCACGATTGAGCGAATGATCCGGATCCTTCGATACTCACGCGCTGTGCTCTTGTTGCCAGCCGGCGCAGCACGGGTGGGTGGCGCG
This portion of the Polyangia bacterium genome encodes:
- a CDS encoding glycosyltransferase; amino-acid sequence: MAAPAVSPHDSQAFPAHARQRITLCMIVRNEAARLERCLTSAMPWVGDAVVVDTGSTDGTAALAEALGARVVHFAWCDDFSQARNQAVENARTPWALVLDADEQLVVDDADAWARAMTQEKTAAFSVDCHDQLDDGGVAVGPILRLFRRDLPGMRYAGEIHEQITAVAERRYVTAHARFLHIDHDGHTGAVMREHKTVERNLTLARAMVASRSGDPFAWFCLGQALEAAQTPALRTVEVYEKALTLFLKNGPAERDESYLAALWINLTRVVMRTGDRRKANQLSARAVAEFPTAPDLRFLRGRVLAEDGQHGAASAEFEACLTPAAQTFFIRQDPGATSYAAQTQLGLCRLRLGELPAAEEWLRRAMADAPTHYLLPRLALGMVLLMRAAPAEAEPILHAAVESHPDNADARLQWARALLAQCRRADAERALAPLGTDPRATQLLATV